One window of Sphingomonas paeninsulae genomic DNA carries:
- a CDS encoding diguanylate cyclase produces MIKRAVILIVDDEISNIEIMNATLEDAYEVCFATSGEEAIAVARTVLPDLILLDVMMPEIDGYEVCRTLKEDRLLADVPIIFTTGLDDQEAEARGLSLGAIDYVTKPIQPVTLRARVRNHIELKRLRDQLAEMAVTDALTGLSNRRRLEQTLDVETARLAHTGDWLSVIMLDIDFFKLFNDTYGHPAGDRCIAMIAAALNRAVCRATGLTARYGGEEFACVLPGTDADAAMMVAKDIHAQIQSLRIPHQGSTVSSCVTVSLGVATARCLPGMAADLWIAHADRQLYLSKSGGRNRIVGQNFSIGTSASDPGASIYPLNSTEMIQRAG; encoded by the coding sequence ATGATCAAACGCGCAGTGATACTGATCGTCGATGACGAGATATCGAATATCGAGATCATGAATGCGACGCTCGAAGACGCTTATGAGGTCTGCTTCGCCACGTCCGGCGAAGAGGCAATTGCGGTCGCGCGCACGGTGCTACCCGATCTCATCCTGCTCGATGTGATGATGCCCGAAATCGACGGATATGAGGTTTGCCGGACGCTTAAGGAGGATCGGCTGTTGGCGGACGTGCCGATCATCTTCACGACCGGTCTTGACGATCAAGAGGCCGAAGCGCGCGGCCTCTCACTTGGCGCGATCGACTATGTTACCAAGCCAATCCAGCCCGTCACCCTGCGTGCGCGTGTCCGCAACCATATCGAGTTGAAGCGATTGCGGGACCAGCTCGCCGAGATGGCAGTGACCGATGCGTTGACGGGGCTAAGCAATCGCCGCCGTCTGGAACAAACGCTCGACGTCGAAACGGCCAGACTGGCGCACACGGGCGACTGGCTTTCAGTAATTATGCTCGACATTGATTTTTTCAAGCTGTTCAATGACACCTACGGCCACCCAGCCGGGGATCGCTGCATCGCCATGATCGCAGCAGCCCTCAACCGTGCCGTGTGCCGCGCCACGGGACTGACCGCCCGATATGGCGGCGAGGAATTTGCATGCGTACTGCCCGGAACCGACGCCGATGCCGCGATGATGGTGGCTAAGGATATCCACGCTCAAATCCAGTCTTTGCGCATACCCCATCAGGGGTCCACCGTGAGTTCATGCGTAACGGTAAGTCTCGGCGTTGCGACCGCACGTTGCCTACCCGGGATGGCGGCCGATCTCTGGATCGCCCATGCTGACCGCCAACTTTATTTGAGTAAGTCTGGCGGACGGAACAGGATTGTTGGCCAGAATTTCAGCATTGGCACGTCCGCGAGCGATCCAGGCGCTTCGATATATCCCCTCAATAGCACTGAAATGATACAGCGCGCCGGGTGA
- a CDS encoding Csu type fimbrial protein encodes MRKLTSPFVSFWISVAGTALWVVPAAQAATTTTTFPVTATVLKACFVSATALSFGNYDPTATVPLDSTATLTVLCTVGTSFTVGLNAGTVSGGTVTTRRMTSGANTLGYGLFQDTGRATNWGSTPGTDTPAAITAPIAASSLTVFGRVVAGQNVPTNTYTDTITVTVNY; translated from the coding sequence ATGCGTAAGCTTACTTCGCCCTTCGTATCTTTCTGGATCAGCGTTGCTGGTACCGCGCTCTGGGTCGTACCAGCCGCTCAAGCCGCAACAACAACGACGACATTCCCAGTCACCGCGACCGTCCTGAAGGCTTGTTTCGTCAGCGCCACCGCGCTCTCGTTCGGCAACTACGATCCAACGGCGACTGTTCCTCTTGACAGCACAGCCACGCTTACGGTGCTCTGCACTGTTGGCACATCCTTCACGGTTGGTCTGAACGCTGGCACCGTCAGCGGCGGAACCGTCACCACGCGACGCATGACGAGCGGCGCGAATACGCTTGGCTATGGGCTGTTTCAGGATACTGGACGTGCAACGAACTGGGGGAGTACGCCTGGCACAGACACGCCGGCCGCGATTACGGCACCCATTGCGGCATCGTCGCTGACCGTCTTCGGGCGTGTTGTCGCTGGTCAGAATGTGCCCACCAATACCTATACCGACACAATCACGGTAACCGTGAACTATTAA
- a CDS encoding fimbrial biogenesis chaperone: MRAQKSICAAAVAALLMPATVQAASLKVYPVRVVLTANEPVQTMKIQNGEAAPVRVQLRVFSWHQENGKDLFEETRDVLANPGLFEIAAGGEQIARFGLRTNLGAAEKSYRVFLEEIPDSRPSEPGKVRTLLRISIPIFASVPNAAGRLNWRTWASGPGTQTFSVVNQGTAHVQINRLAIMRADGMKLGASDLSAYLLPGASQKITVKIDAPVHPGELVKLNAVTDQGTLTDVLTNEAGPHEADHL, from the coding sequence ATGCGCGCACAAAAAAGCATCTGCGCTGCCGCCGTTGCAGCGCTGTTGATGCCAGCGACCGTGCAGGCGGCATCGCTTAAAGTGTATCCCGTCCGCGTCGTCCTGACTGCGAACGAGCCGGTCCAGACGATGAAGATCCAAAACGGCGAAGCCGCGCCTGTCCGCGTCCAACTTCGCGTCTTTTCCTGGCATCAGGAAAACGGGAAGGACCTGTTCGAAGAAACGCGTGATGTCCTCGCCAACCCCGGCTTGTTTGAAATAGCTGCCGGAGGTGAACAAATCGCTCGCTTTGGGTTACGGACCAATCTTGGCGCTGCCGAAAAAAGCTATCGGGTTTTTCTGGAGGAAATACCGGATTCACGCCCGAGCGAACCCGGCAAGGTGCGCACCTTGTTGCGGATAAGCATCCCGATCTTTGCAAGTGTGCCCAATGCGGCTGGTCGCTTGAACTGGCGCACTTGGGCGTCGGGACCTGGCACACAGACATTTTCGGTCGTTAATCAGGGCACGGCTCACGTTCAGATCAATCGACTTGCAATCATGCGCGCGGATGGCATGAAACTGGGAGCCAGCGATCTGTCGGCCTATCTGTTGCCCGGTGCATCGCAGAAAATAACAGTCAAGATCGATGCTCCGGTCCATCCCGGTGAGCTGGTGAAGTTAAACGCGGTAACCGATCAGGGGACCCTGACCGACGTTCTCACCAACGAGGCGGGTCCGCATGAAGCCGACCACCTGTAA
- a CDS encoding fimbria/pilus outer membrane usher protein, which yields MKPTTCNGIMAALCLFANPATGRAQSVTPASLERSQHSDDAELIFLAVTVNGVPKDGQYLLARRHGEFLARPPDLARWGIRAHPTATTAIENDNFVDLATIPGITLQFDAGRELIAMTVSDELLDLHKISASTARMNPTESALAAFLNYDLSVQYADKAQASVFLEAGVSGNWGLLATTMAVGQQAGSGGVTRLDTYFLRDDPDALIRLVVGDTVSDSNEWTRQIRFGGVRLGTEFGLQPNLITFPTPAFAGRTAIPSNVELLVNNAQRFQTDVAEGPFSISQVPLVSGAGEVTLVVRDALGVERRVTSSYYVSSRLLSPGRSAWSFEAGGERVDYGIKDFSYRNPFMSGSYRSGITDWLTLESRAELSGDVQMAGAGANIVWSPIGEFGIAAAASRGSNGDGTLYRVFFNRITPRWNIAVSYQHASRTFDQLGIYSDAERITHQLQASAGTSLGRWGNFGVVYTDLEYADRTRTRLTSANYSIGIGDRGYLSLFALRSAVTGDRIDTTLGAGFTIPFGSRSSGYIQADSHNALAEIHKTPPTDGGWGYRFTASTGESDRQQAELDWRGNQGEVSVEAARIDGSSGVRMLASGGLLATGDRVYATRRVEDAVGVVDVPDLPDVRIYQENRLVARTDGQGRAIIPDLRAYENNRLAIAPGDVPIDAQMPDDTLMIVPRYRGAAKAHFAIEQDHAVTIVLQTSDGALVDAGIVVRLGTGETTFTGYGGEIFVRKARIGMSIEFDTQQGPCRIVLGALPTGDVLPRIGPLRCGAAASTP from the coding sequence ATGAAGCCGACCACCTGTAACGGCATCATGGCCGCACTCTGCCTTTTCGCCAACCCGGCCACGGGAAGGGCGCAGTCGGTGACACCTGCTTCGTTAGAACGGTCGCAGCATTCGGATGATGCCGAACTGATCTTCCTGGCGGTCACGGTTAATGGTGTTCCCAAAGACGGCCAATATCTATTGGCACGACGCCATGGCGAATTCCTCGCCCGACCGCCAGATCTCGCACGGTGGGGCATTCGGGCCCATCCGACGGCAACAACAGCGATTGAAAATGATAATTTTGTCGATCTGGCCACAATTCCCGGCATCACTCTGCAATTCGACGCGGGCCGCGAGCTCATCGCAATGACGGTTTCCGACGAACTTTTAGACTTACACAAAATCTCTGCATCGACTGCGCGCATGAACCCAACCGAAAGCGCTCTCGCCGCGTTTCTAAATTACGATCTGTCAGTCCAATATGCCGATAAAGCTCAAGCCTCGGTTTTTCTGGAAGCCGGCGTATCGGGTAATTGGGGCTTGCTCGCTACGACAATGGCGGTCGGCCAGCAGGCGGGGTCCGGCGGCGTTACGCGGCTTGACACCTACTTTCTGCGTGACGATCCGGACGCGCTTATTCGCTTGGTCGTCGGCGACACGGTCAGCGATTCAAACGAATGGACACGCCAGATTCGCTTTGGCGGCGTCCGGTTGGGCACTGAGTTTGGCCTTCAACCAAACCTCATCACCTTTCCCACGCCCGCCTTCGCTGGGCGTACCGCGATCCCATCGAATGTCGAGCTTCTGGTCAATAATGCCCAGCGCTTTCAAACGGACGTTGCCGAGGGGCCATTTTCGATCAGCCAGGTGCCGCTCGTCAGTGGTGCGGGAGAAGTGACGCTCGTCGTCCGCGATGCGCTTGGTGTCGAGCGTCGGGTAACATCATCCTATTATGTCAGCTCGCGCCTTTTAAGTCCCGGCCGGAGCGCCTGGTCGTTCGAAGCCGGCGGCGAGCGTGTGGATTATGGCATCAAGGACTTCAGCTATCGAAACCCTTTCATGTCAGGCTCATATCGCAGCGGAATCACCGACTGGCTAACTCTCGAAAGCCGGGCTGAACTGAGTGGCGACGTCCAGATGGCGGGCGCTGGAGCCAACATCGTCTGGTCGCCAATCGGAGAGTTCGGGATCGCTGCCGCGGCTTCACGCGGCAGCAATGGCGACGGGACGCTCTATCGGGTTTTCTTCAATCGCATCACACCCCGATGGAATATCGCAGTCAGTTATCAGCACGCCTCGCGCACGTTCGACCAACTCGGAATTTATAGCGATGCGGAACGTATCACCCACCAACTCCAGGCATCCGCGGGTACTTCGCTTGGACGATGGGGCAATTTCGGTGTCGTTTACACCGATCTCGAATATGCCGACCGCACTCGCACCCGGCTCACCTCAGCCAATTACAGCATCGGGATCGGCGATCGGGGCTATCTGAGCCTGTTCGCGCTACGCAGCGCCGTCACTGGGGATCGGATCGACACGACGTTGGGCGCAGGTTTTACCATTCCGTTCGGATCGCGGAGCAGCGGATATATACAGGCCGATAGCCACAATGCGCTTGCTGAAATTCACAAGACGCCACCCACCGACGGCGGCTGGGGTTATCGCTTCACGGCCAGCACAGGCGAAAGCGATCGTCAGCAGGCCGAACTCGACTGGCGTGGCAATCAGGGTGAAGTCAGCGTGGAAGCCGCGCGGATCGACGGAAGCTCAGGGGTCAGGATGCTTGCCAGCGGCGGCTTACTCGCGACCGGCGATCGCGTTTACGCCACTCGCCGGGTCGAGGATGCGGTGGGTGTCGTCGATGTACCAGACTTGCCAGATGTTCGTATTTATCAGGAAAACCGCCTTGTTGCACGCACCGACGGCCAAGGCCGGGCGATCATCCCCGATCTACGGGCCTATGAAAACAACCGTCTCGCAATTGCGCCGGGGGACGTGCCAATCGACGCCCAAATGCCCGACGATACGCTCATGATCGTGCCGCGCTATCGCGGAGCAGCGAAAGCACATTTTGCGATCGAGCAGGATCACGCTGTGACGATTGTGCTACAGACGTCCGATGGCGCTTTAGTCGATGCGGGTATTGTTGTACGGCTTGGAACCGGCGAAACCACATTCACGGGCTATGGTGGAGAGATATTCGTTCGAAAGGCGCGCATCGGCATGTCCATCGAGTTTGACACCCAACAAGGACCATGCCGAATAGTTCTTGGGGCACTCCCAACAGGAGACGTGTTGCCACGCATTGGGCCCTTGCGATGTGGCGCTGCGGCGAGCACACCATGA
- a CDS encoding Csu type fimbrial protein, with protein MGVLFAWVAIAPTPAQANCAALSLCSCTVSTTGISFGSYDPVSSANTDSTGSVRVVCTLLVALAGSYRIDLSTGSSGSYAQRTLTNGPSILNYNLYTDVAYGQIVGNGSGGSSSITSNFLALLFLDQSTTIYGRIPGSQNVSAGSYSDTITVTVTY; from the coding sequence ATGGGGGTATTGTTCGCTTGGGTGGCGATCGCACCCACCCCAGCTCAGGCGAATTGCGCGGCGTTATCGCTCTGCAGTTGCACCGTCAGCACCACCGGCATCAGCTTCGGTTCCTATGACCCGGTGTCTTCGGCAAATACCGATTCCACTGGCAGCGTGCGTGTTGTTTGTACGTTGCTCGTCGCTCTCGCCGGATCGTATAGGATCGACCTCAGTACCGGCTCGTCCGGCAGCTATGCACAGCGAACACTTACCAACGGCCCGTCAATTTTGAACTACAATCTTTACACCGATGTGGCATACGGTCAGATCGTGGGAAACGGCTCCGGCGGATCCTCAAGCATAACCAGTAATTTCCTGGCATTGCTCTTCCTCGATCAGAGCACGACCATCTATGGGCGTATCCCCGGCAGCCAGAATGTGTCCGCTGGCAGCTATAGTGACACGATCACTGTCACTGTCACCTACTAG
- a CDS encoding GGDEF domain-containing protein yields MKSADKISGGVSTANEVVLQASTIILSIIILLALTITGYVYGTNPFTKLIFWAETTAFTILIFAIVRGLRITLREMHSRNRMAAGAVEARRHVEQLFHMSDMLQSALGYPDANAVLRATANELMAGFGGALYIFNNSGDRLDLSTTWDWPDETRPSATITPTQCWALKRGKSHLNEGEPGALCCEHHTTGFMVLEIPMMARGEVYGLLSIQAQGLNARDQLSTVAPIANAIAEGMSLALSNIALREKLRTQALRDPLTGLYNRRYMEDVLERYANLAERNGSPLSVIMIDLDHFKRLNDEHGHALGDAVLREVGGTLMGAIRPSDVACRYGGEELMVLLPDCSLAGAQAKAEIMRARIEGLSENHGFSITASFGVATTPESTDRCSDLLTNADAALYQAKQAGRNRVFVAPRRTNTKVHLVATTE; encoded by the coding sequence GTGAAAAGCGCAGACAAAATTAGCGGAGGCGTTTCGACTGCTAACGAGGTTGTCTTACAGGCGTCCACAATCATTCTGTCGATCATCATTTTGCTCGCGCTTACAATCACCGGTTACGTCTATGGCACCAATCCATTTACAAAATTGATATTCTGGGCGGAAACCACCGCATTTACAATTTTGATTTTTGCGATCGTGCGCGGGCTTCGTATCACGCTTCGCGAAATGCACTCTCGGAACCGAATGGCGGCAGGTGCAGTTGAGGCGCGACGGCATGTCGAGCAACTCTTTCACATGAGTGACATGCTGCAGAGTGCGCTTGGTTACCCCGACGCAAATGCAGTGCTGCGTGCGACCGCCAACGAACTCATGGCGGGATTTGGCGGCGCACTTTACATTTTTAACAACTCGGGCGACCGACTCGACTTATCGACCACATGGGACTGGCCTGATGAAACCCGGCCATCTGCTACCATTACTCCTACACAATGCTGGGCCCTTAAACGCGGCAAATCACACCTGAACGAGGGGGAGCCGGGTGCACTGTGCTGTGAACATCACACTACCGGATTCATGGTACTGGAAATCCCAATGATGGCACGGGGCGAAGTTTACGGGCTGCTTAGCATACAGGCACAGGGACTGAACGCCCGCGACCAACTGTCTACCGTTGCGCCCATCGCAAACGCTATCGCGGAGGGCATGTCGCTTGCCCTCTCAAATATCGCGCTTCGCGAAAAACTGCGCACGCAGGCGCTGCGTGACCCTCTCACCGGGCTCTACAACCGTCGCTACATGGAAGACGTTTTGGAGCGCTACGCAAATCTCGCGGAACGAAATGGAAGTCCGCTCTCAGTCATCATGATCGATCTTGACCATTTCAAACGATTAAATGACGAACATGGGCACGCCCTCGGAGATGCCGTCCTTCGCGAAGTGGGCGGGACGCTAATGGGTGCCATCCGTCCCAGCGATGTGGCCTGTCGATATGGTGGCGAAGAGCTTATGGTCTTGTTGCCAGATTGCTCGCTAGCCGGTGCGCAGGCCAAGGCAGAAATAATGCGGGCCAGAATCGAAGGGCTGTCAGAAAATCACGGCTTTTCGATCACAGCTTCTTTTGGCGTCGCGACCACGCCCGAAAGCACCGATAGATGTTCTGATCTCCTTACGAACGCAGATGCAGCATTGTACCAAGCCAAGCAGGCTGGCCGAAATCGCGTATTCGTCGCACCACGCCGCACCAACACAAAGGTTCACCTTGTCGCGACGACAGAATAG
- a CDS encoding S9 family peptidase, whose translation MRLHLPITLLILAATPSVAPERQPTAPVADGPTRSFVGADLFGLSIAADPQISPDGRTIVYVRRTGDVMADRMQSSVWLIDVASGRQSPFSPQGSNPRWSPDGTRIAYAAGDGEGTQLFVRWIATGASARVTSFPGDPQALAWSPDGTRLAYVATVPGEATKIGTAPPKPEGAKWAEPLTVIDRVNYRNDGPGYVKPGYDHLFVVAADGGTARQITFGRFDDGGPLSWTPDGRAIVFSAIRGPEADRQVMNSDVIAVDVMTGTMRTLTARDGPDAQPRVSPDGSRIAWLGFDDKRRSYENTQLYIGDRDAGAPRSLTASLDRAIEDVQWSADGRSLYASFDDHGQRRIARVGLDGRLTPLVDNVQGGGLDRPYTGGEFSVARNGTLAYTGGDAGTPADVWVMASGKRRRLTMLNAVLTGSKAIAPVRKIAVTAADGRSIDAWLATPPGRTPGQRVPLILEIHGGPNSAYGPSFATDMQLYAAAGYAVLWTNPRGSTSYGAEFANLIDKNYPSADYDDLLAAVDAAIADGTADSNNLFVTGGSGGGVLTAWIVGKTNRFKAAATQKPVINWISEALTMDNTLFTSRYWFAKLPWEDPMSYWKRSPLSLVGNVKTPTLVIVGSDDYRTPVSEAEQYYAALQIRGVPTALVMVPGASHGGLAARPSQSAAKASAIIAWFDRYRTPAQVAAAR comes from the coding sequence ATCCGTTTGCATCTGCCTATCACCCTTCTGATCCTCGCCGCAACGCCGTCCGTAGCTCCAGAGCGCCAGCCGACGGCACCGGTCGCGGACGGCCCCACGCGCAGCTTCGTCGGTGCGGACCTGTTCGGCCTGTCGATTGCCGCCGACCCGCAGATCAGCCCTGATGGCCGCACGATCGTCTATGTGCGCCGGACCGGCGACGTGATGGCCGACCGAATGCAATCATCCGTATGGCTTATCGACGTCGCCAGCGGCCGCCAGTCTCCGTTCTCGCCGCAAGGATCGAACCCGCGATGGTCGCCCGATGGGACACGGATCGCCTACGCTGCGGGGGATGGCGAGGGTACGCAGTTGTTCGTCCGCTGGATCGCCACCGGCGCGAGCGCGCGCGTGACGAGCTTTCCCGGCGATCCGCAGGCTCTGGCCTGGTCACCGGACGGCACACGTCTTGCCTATGTCGCAACGGTGCCGGGCGAAGCCACCAAGATCGGTACCGCACCGCCCAAGCCGGAAGGCGCTAAATGGGCCGAACCCCTGACCGTCATCGACCGGGTCAACTACCGCAACGACGGCCCCGGCTACGTCAAGCCAGGTTACGACCATCTCTTCGTCGTCGCGGCGGACGGTGGCACGGCACGGCAGATCACCTTCGGTCGGTTCGACGACGGCGGGCCGCTGTCGTGGACGCCCGACGGCCGCGCCATCGTCTTCTCGGCAATTCGCGGGCCTGAAGCTGACCGGCAGGTGATGAACTCCGACGTCATCGCGGTTGATGTGATGACGGGAACGATGCGGACGCTGACAGCACGCGACGGTCCGGACGCGCAGCCGCGCGTCTCGCCCGATGGCAGTCGGATCGCTTGGCTTGGTTTTGACGATAAGCGCCGCAGCTACGAAAACACGCAGCTTTACATCGGCGATCGCGACGCCGGGGCTCCGCGCTCGCTTACCGCGTCGCTCGACCGCGCGATTGAGGATGTGCAATGGTCTGCGGATGGGCGCAGCCTTTATGCCAGCTTCGACGACCACGGCCAGCGCCGGATCGCGCGAGTTGGACTCGACGGTCGGCTGACGCCGCTCGTCGATAATGTGCAAGGCGGCGGCCTCGATCGTCCCTATACCGGCGGCGAGTTCTCCGTCGCGCGGAATGGCACCCTGGCCTATACTGGCGGCGACGCCGGCACCCCCGCCGACGTGTGGGTGATGGCGAGTGGTAAGCGGCGTCGGCTAACGATGCTCAATGCCGTGCTGACCGGGTCCAAGGCGATAGCTCCCGTCCGCAAGATCGCCGTCACCGCCGCCGATGGCCGGTCGATCGACGCGTGGCTCGCCACTCCGCCTGGCCGCACGCCCGGCCAGCGCGTCCCGCTGATTCTGGAGATTCACGGTGGCCCCAACAGCGCCTACGGCCCCAGCTTTGCTACCGATATGCAGCTCTACGCCGCCGCCGGCTATGCGGTGTTGTGGACTAACCCGCGCGGCTCCACCTCATATGGGGCCGAGTTCGCCAATCTCATCGACAAGAATTATCCTTCTGCCGATTACGACGACCTCCTCGCTGCGGTCGATGCCGCGATCGCAGACGGGACTGCGGATTCCAACAACCTCTTCGTCACCGGGGGCTCGGGCGGCGGCGTGCTAACCGCCTGGATTGTTGGCAAGACCAACCGGTTCAAGGCCGCCGCGACGCAAAAGCCCGTCATCAACTGGATCAGCGAAGCGCTGACGATGGACAACACGCTGTTCACGTCGCGCTACTGGTTCGCCAAGCTGCCCTGGGAAGATCCGATGAGCTATTGGAAGCGTTCGCCGCTCAGTCTTGTCGGCAACGTTAAGACGCCGACCCTCGTGATTGTCGGCAGCGACGATTATCGAACGCCAGTAAGTGAGGCAGAGCAATATTACGCCGCGCTTCAGATCCGTGGGGTGCCAACTGCGCTGGTGATGGTGCCGGGCGCAAGCCATGGCGGTCTGGCGGCGCGGCCCTCTCAATCGGCGGCCAAGGCCTCCGCTATAATCGCGTGGTTCGACCGATACCGAACACCGGCTCAGGTTGCCGCTGCGCGGTAG
- a CDS encoding cytochrome c has product MSRVTTLFTTLTVALLAPYLAQAQAPDAALIERGAYIATAGDCAACHRTKQSGGPAYAGGYVIASPLGDIVAPNITPSHKAGIGGWSFEDFDRSMRRGVRPDGARLYPAMPYTNYQGISEDDMRALYAFFTNGVKPVDTIAPTTDLPFPFNIRAMMIPWNWMFRSDKPFRPTPALSPAAQRGQYLVETLAHCGSCHTPRNILMAEKNSQAFTGGDVGGWRAPNITSDPVSGIGGWSDQQLVAYFRNGHVAGKGVAAGGMGEAVEHSLRSLSDPDLSAMVAYMRTVAPVRDSADTRAAFGFTQVRPVSLTAYENSDTRDQNAVAGSATIDGARLYAGACASCHGLNGNGSKDGFYPPLVGSSATGSNNPNNLVMTVLTGVDRRGSDGHAFMPAFANDMNDAQVAAVANRVLTQFGNSAVQVDAAQVATLRAGGGKPLLLKLVPWIIGLLGLVLVGLVTVFMKRRFWKS; this is encoded by the coding sequence ATGTCCCGAGTTACCACGCTTTTCACCACATTGACGGTGGCGCTGCTCGCTCCGTATCTCGCACAGGCCCAGGCTCCTGATGCCGCGCTTATCGAACGGGGTGCCTATATAGCAACCGCTGGTGACTGCGCCGCCTGCCATCGCACCAAGCAGTCCGGCGGCCCCGCTTATGCTGGTGGCTATGTTATTGCTTCGCCGCTCGGTGACATTGTTGCACCGAACATTACCCCCTCGCACAAGGCCGGGATTGGCGGATGGAGTTTCGAGGATTTCGATCGCTCGATGCGCAGGGGCGTCCGCCCCGACGGGGCTCGGCTCTATCCAGCGATGCCGTACACCAATTACCAGGGCATCAGCGAAGACGATATGCGGGCGCTATATGCATTCTTCACCAACGGCGTGAAGCCGGTCGATACCATAGCGCCGACCACAGATTTGCCTTTTCCGTTCAACATTCGAGCCATGATGATTCCGTGGAACTGGATGTTCCGTTCGGACAAACCATTCAGGCCGACGCCGGCGCTAAGTCCTGCGGCGCAGCGCGGTCAGTACCTGGTGGAAACGCTGGCGCATTGCGGGTCGTGCCACACGCCGCGTAACATATTGATGGCGGAGAAAAACTCGCAAGCGTTTACAGGTGGGGATGTCGGTGGTTGGCGCGCGCCCAATATCACCTCCGATCCGGTCAGCGGCATCGGAGGCTGGAGCGACCAGCAACTCGTTGCCTATTTCCGCAATGGCCATGTTGCAGGCAAGGGCGTTGCCGCTGGTGGAATGGGCGAGGCGGTGGAACACTCCCTGCGCTCGCTGTCCGATCCCGATTTGTCGGCGATGGTGGCTTATATGCGGACGGTTGCCCCCGTGCGCGATTCGGCGGATACCAGAGCAGCGTTCGGTTTCACGCAGGTTCGGCCCGTTTCGCTAACCGCCTATGAAAATAGCGACACTCGCGATCAGAACGCGGTCGCGGGGAGCGCCACCATCGATGGTGCTCGTCTTTACGCCGGTGCTTGTGCATCGTGCCACGGCCTCAACGGGAACGGTTCGAAAGATGGCTTTTACCCGCCGCTGGTTGGCAGCAGCGCAACCGGATCGAACAATCCCAATAACCTTGTCATGACCGTCCTGACGGGTGTCGATCGGCGAGGCAGCGATGGCCACGCCTTTATGCCCGCCTTCGCCAACGACATGAACGATGCGCAAGTAGCGGCGGTGGCCAATCGGGTTTTGACCCAGTTCGGTAATTCTGCCGTCCAGGTCGATGCCGCTCAGGTCGCCACGCTTCGCGCAGGGGGTGGTAAACCGTTGCTCCTGAAACTGGTGCCTTGGATTATTGGATTATTGGGGCTTGTGCTGGTGGGACTTGTGACAGTCTTTATGAAACGCCGCTTTTGGAAATCATGA